One region of Macadamia integrifolia cultivar HAES 741 chromosome 11, SCU_Mint_v3, whole genome shotgun sequence genomic DNA includes:
- the LOC122093625 gene encoding cysteine-rich receptor-like protein kinase 25, translating into MCRIGKTMETRTNTTPRSTVLFPFFFFLFVALSFLVSFSSCIDPNYLNEYCPNTTLYASNSTYQSNLNILLSSFSSNFNTTYRNATVGQNPNAVYGHYYCRGDVTRDVCRDCVDTAAREILQYCPNRKVAIIWYDECTLRYSNKSFFSTLSENPPYAMFNTHNISDPNRFNQLWGNITNVTATKAASNSDRYATQEANFTQFQKLYCLAQCSPDLSGRDCNSCLVNAISYLPGCCSGSKGGRVFNPSCIIRFEVYPFYRVTGSALAPSPTIASLPAPSNRTTILEKQGRSSKQIVGIVLLVAAVEVILFSILLCCLQIRKKKENPSKENGGNTIKSMEPLLFDFSKVVAATNNFADVNKIGEGDFGAVYKGKLHEGQEIVVKRLPKNSGQSEEEFKNEVALVAKLQHYNLAKLLGFCLEREEKILVYEFLPNKSLITSYLIL; encoded by the exons ATGTGCAGAATTGGAAAAACAATGGAAACACGCACCAACACGACTCCAAGATCCACAGTCTtgttccccttcttcttcttcctcttcgttGCCCTCTCTTTCCTGGTCAGCTTCAGCAGCTGCATCGACCCTAATTACCTCAACGAATATTGCCCCAACACAACTCTATACGCATCCAACAGCACCTACCAATCCAACCTCAacatcctcctctcttctttttcatcaAACTTCAATACCACCTACCGCAACGCCACCGTCGGCCAGAATCCCAATGCCGTTTACGGCCACTACTACTGTAGAGGAGATGTCACCCGCGATGTCTGCCGTGATTGTGTTGACACCGCCGCTCGTGAGATCCTTCAGTACTGCCCCAACAGGAAAGTCGCAATCATTTGGTACGATGAGTGTACGTTGCGTTACTCGAACAAATCCTTCTTCTCTACCCTCTCTGAGAACCCTCCCTACGCCATGTTTAATACACACAATATCTCTGATCCGAATCGATTTAATCAGCTCTGGGGTAATATAACGAACGTGACCGCAACTAAAGCTGCCTCCAATTCTGATAGATACGCCACTCAAGAAGCTAATTTTACACAATTTCAGAAACTATATTGTCTCGCGCAGTGTAGCCCTGATTTATCAGGGAGGGACTGTAACAGTTGCCTTGTCAATGCCATTTCTTATCTCCCTGGTTGCTGTAGTGGCAGCAAAGGAGGAAGGGTTTTCAATCCGAGCTGCATCATCAGGTTTGAGGTATACCCTTTCTATCGAGTTACAGGTTCAGCGCTTGCTCCTTCGCCTACTATTGCTTCCCTGCCGGCTCCGAGCAACAGAACTACCATTCTCG AAAAGCAAGGAAGGTCGTCTAAACAAATTGTTGGAATTGTTCTGCTGGTTGCGGCTGTTGAAGTGattcttttctctattctctTGTGCTGTCTGCAAATCcggaagaaaaaggagaaccCATCAAAGGAGAATG GTGGGAACACAATTAAAAGTATGGAGCCATTGCTATTTGATTTCAGTAAGGTTGTTGCAGCTACAAACAACTTTGCGGATGTCAATAAGATTGGTGAAGGAGATTTTGGAGCCGTTTACAAG GGTAAACTTCATGAGGGACAAGAAATTGTTGTCAAGAGGCTCCCAAAAAACTCTGGACAAAGTGAAGAAGAATTCAAGAATGAGGTTGCATTAGTTGCAAAGCTTCAACACTACAATCTAGCTAAGCTATTGGGATTTTgcttagagagagaagaaaagatccTCGTCTATGAGTTTTTACCCAACAAAAGTCTGATTACTTCCTATTTG ATCCTGTGA